The following is a genomic window from Dryobates pubescens isolate bDryPub1 chromosome 29, bDryPub1.pri, whole genome shotgun sequence.
agggcagctgggcagactGGGGGCAAAGcccactctgcagctcccaggagggGCCGGGGCAATCAGCTGCCCGCTACaatgccctgggacaggactcAGGAAAGCCATAGGAGCTACCAGCTGCAAGTGAAACCTGCCAGAAGAAGGGAAACCTATTGGGTAGACAGACCTTTCCTTCTTCTCCACTCCCTACCTTTTAAAATTGTAATTTAAGAAAAAAGCTTGGCACTTCTCTAACACCCACTTCTCCAAAACTGTCCATTTGGGGCACTAACAGCGCTGCCAATGCGATGAGGCTGTTTGTCCTCCACAACAAATGCTTTTGGATACAAATCACAGAAAGAGCAGTGCATGAACAGCATCTTCTCCTTGAGGTAGTCTTAAGTCATCTCAGTCCCCAGCCCCCAAAAACAAAAGAACTAACCCTAACAAACACTGTAACATTAAACATCTTCACATTCTGTAAACTGCTGGAGAATGCATCTGTTGCATTCAGACAGAACCATGTGCATTGTGTTGAAGATCATACATTCAACTCTGTCGTGAAATAAATATATAGGaaaaagagtttaaaaaaaaaaaacaaacaccaaaacaaaaaacaccaaacaaaaaggaTTCTTGCTACAATGGCAGGGATGCCCACTGCCCCATCTCCTGCCTGGATCGTGCTTGCCCCTCTCCCGGGGtgagccagctccctgcccgaGACACAGTGTAAGGCACCGGCCGGGGTGAGCTGGGCTCACTCTTTGCTCATGCTCGTCTTGCAGGAATGTAGAACGGCCTTAAAAAGGAGaggcagctgctccagagggACATTCACCATTtttcctggaaagaaaaaagacagaatTAGCATCCACTCCTGAATCAGATTTCAGAGACACCTAAGCCAGCAACACCGGAGATGTTTTTACCTTGAACCTCTCAGCAAAACAGTTAATCATCCCACTGCTACATTAGACATTTGATACTCATTTGGACACAACAGGATTTATTATTTACTGAattgaaagcaaaataaatgggTAAAACCTGATCAAAATTATTTCTCCACAATGAAGCAATATTTATAGAAACTGGGAAAGACTAAATCCTATCTCTCCTCAAACTCCTTGTTGATCTCAATGGGTAAATTATAAGAGCTACTCTGATTATTATCTAGTTCGttacagcagagcaggatgaaGCACATGATCCTTGACATAAGGAGCCATGTATCTCCCTCTGCCATAACATTCAGGAATAAAGAATGTTTTAGTAACACCAGACCTTGCAGGTATACTGAGTGACACGACTGCATTTGAAAATTCACCTGCTGATTTCAGAGGTCTGGATGAGCTGAAAGCTGGGGGTTACACTGCAgaactgcctgctgccctgctcctcatcTGCTCCTTAATTAAGTAATTCAGAGACCTCTATTGCTCATGAGGTAACAACTCATTCCAGGATTACACTCTTCTGACAAAAAAATGCCTCCAAGTCAGGATggacaggaagaaaataaaacaagaacCTGACCAAAGCACTTAAAAGGGCAGCAGGTCAGAGCAAGGCACATCTTCCTGGGAGCAAGGGACTCTGCAGTGGGAAACAAGCCACATCCATCAGcatcacagagacaaagtgcaAAGAGCCAGCCTGACTGGGTGAGCTGGGGGTGACATAAGATCAGTTTAGAGGTGGGGGAGCAGCTCTGATAGAAAAGGGTCCCACACAAACATCCTCCACTGAAGTCAACAAGAATCTCACGCTTATAAACTaattcttttttaaaagcaaatttcATAGCTTGCACATGGCCCCAGTGTGGGAAGAGGTCAGTAAGGTACCTGCAATGTATCGTATCTCTggcaaacacatcatcaaatccgGAAAACGGTTTGGCTGGTGCGGGTATTTGTACTCCGTGAAGTCCTGGCAGACGTACCAGTACCGCTTattcagctgctccagctgggaggCGTTGGTCAGACCCCTGATGTCTGAAAGTGAATACAGTCAGAGTCATGAAAACATGTAAGAGCAGCAGACTCGCACTCATTGCCATTTATTCTGGAAAGACAAATTGGTTGCTAAAACTCTAAGCTGGGTCCCTGCTTCAGAGATTGGCTTCAGGTGCCCAATAGAACAAATACCAAAACTCTCATCTCCACTCCTGGTGTGCCCACATCATGGATGAGCCTTTACATATGTGTGCAAGTATAGGAtttcagaatcacacagaatcacagaatcaccaaggttggaagagacctcaaagatcatcaagtccaacccgtcaccacagacctcatgactaaaccatttCCTTCCATAAAAGGCCAGGAGGAGAACAGCTAATGTCCtaagctgctcagctgcagagctcagtggaTGCTCCTGGAGATAGCAGCTCCAGCGACCTCaaatccctgcctgcctggtgtaaagcagctctgtgtcaaGGTTTAGTCCTCACCAGGGATTCAGCATAATGCTTCCTCAGCCAGAAACACGTTGATTTCAACTACATCATCTCAGGTGAGGAAAGCACTCGACTCTATAATTCAAGGTACCATCATATTTCTCCCCATCTGCTTATGACTTATGTCGTAGGAGCTTTATAAACTTGTCaactatttatttttaaatttaactTTGCCAAAGTCAGGCCACATACACAAATAAAAACCAGACATATCCAAGCTATCAAACTGGCAGGAGGGCCCACTGCCACCACTCAGCATGATCGATGGCATCGGCACGCTGCCGGGGTCCTGGGAAGGATCCAGCATGTGAAGCAAGGAAGCTGCAGGCCTGTGGTGCAGGCTCAGTGCTGTTAGACCATCTGACGGAAGAGGCATTTATCTACTGCCCCAAAGctgacttttaaaaataatcctCAGGTATTTCACATAAAAAATTGCAAACTTcaactaaaaataaaagaagacaGGAAGTTAATGAAAATACATTTTGGAAAACAATGGAGACAGCTCGAGAAGTGCATTATCCAGTGTCAGgaaactgcccagggaagcaaaccggaacctcagcccagcacagattGAAGCGTCAGCACTATCTCCGCCTGGAAATGAGtgggggaggacagagccacagcacattTTCACAGACTGCAACTATCTTTCACAGTACAAAAGACGCTGGAGACATTTATTTCCAAAATTACAGCTGAACACTATCCACTCAGCATTTGCTTCTCAACAGTTTTCTTCATTTACAACATGAAGAAATGTCCTGGAGGCACCACAGACGCAGGGCCACAACAAATGAGCATCTACAAGCAGTGGATTGAGACAATGTACAGGAGTGGAGACAAGGACAAGCACGATGGAGGACAAACCCAAGCTATTCCAAAGTATTTCAGCCCACTACAGTTGTTAGGAAACAACCAGGATCTCCTTACATGTTGAAGAACTACTCTGCATGGACTTTGAAATACCCAGAGTCTGGCAGCCAGCTTCAATACACTGGATAATCTACAGGAGGAAACAGCCCCTTCTCAGGCAGAATTCATTGCCTGCATATAAATACTGAGTTTGTGATTACTTTTCACATTGAAGAGTTAGCATTAGGTATAAAATTGAAGATGTAGGAGCCAGCTAGGTGACCTAAGTATACATCCTGAAGTTAAATATTTGAAAGAGTCAGAAGAGCTCTACAAAAAGGGAGGGCTGGTTTTACAAATTCAACctttaaagcagaaaaatgaaCAAATGCATTTTCTAGTTGGGGATCTCTGAAAGGTTGTTATGCAAATAGTCAATGtttacttaaaaagaaaaaaaggaatgcaAATTATCTGGTTTTAAAGTACTGTTTTGTTAATTGTCTAAAGAGTTACCTAAATCACTAATACTTTTAGATGACACATCTTTGTCTGTTGAAAGATTTCTTAGCAGCTGCTAAGTTACCGTTCACCCAAACCTTACCCAGAAAGGTTTTCAccagcttctctgctctgttcttACACTGGAATTGGCACCCTTGGTACATATGCAAAGTGACACACTTGATGCCTGTATTTAAAGGCAATAAAAATTATCTAAGCAAATATAGTATTTCCTCCAGTACCTCACCGCACAGCGTATGGTCTGCACGACGGCAAACGTACTGAGCGGTTTCAGAGCTCAAGGatcttcatggctctctgtCCCCATTTCTCATCAGGGAAGCAAAGGCTGCTCAGACTTCTTGTTTCAGATAATTTCTCCAGCAAGGATGATAACTCCTCTTTGTTGACTCACCTTGATTTAGGAAGTTGATGGCTTTCATGCACGCGTACTCCTCGTTGCTGACCTTCAACTGGTTAAATTTGCGAAAGAGGTAGATCAGTCgctccatcacctccatccCCTCTTCACTGAATCTGGAGGACAGAGATCACACATCAGCGTATAGAGGGCATATTCTACACAACAAAGACAAGAAGCTTATTAAATAACTTCAGAGATGAAAGCATCTTGCAAGAGAATTAAAAAGAATTGTCATCACAACTGCTTGCAGCCTGCTGGCACTATTAAagcagaagaaggaaaatgacTCAGTTACAAACTTGACTGCTACAGATACCTCAGCAAAACCCCTTTTTTTGGTGATTCGGTTCGTCACCAGCTCTGACAGAGGGAACAGCTTGATGCAGCCAGGAGCGTGCAAAACCTTCCTGTATATGGACACTGCTTTGGGTCTCTACACTTTTATCTCCTCAAATTTCAATGGGGATTTTATCTTCTACAGAATAAGATGAGATTTCCACTGATACTTGTCTTACAGGACATGAAAACATTCTGCAAGGTACCTGTTGTCCTGCCAGACACACAGGTCAGTCAGTTTCCCCCTTCTGCCTGGTGCATCTGTCTCTACATCTATCCACAACAGCAagcagctcacagccacattaTACAGCACTGCACCTTAGTCCCGATGGATGTTTTTTGCACTATAAAAAAGCACCTCTAGCAACCCTTGGAGTACTTCCCCCCAGTTCAGACAAGCATGGACTGTAAGGGATCCTCTGTTGGGTTCCAGACCTGGCAGCGCTGGAGTATTCCACCAGGTATAGCCACCCTCACTGCTGGATCTGTGCTGTTCGCTGAAAACAAGCGGGTTATTTCTCCTGAGCACACACACTCGCCAAGGGAAGCCAGCGCCAGGACGGGCAGGAGAGGGCAATGCTGACGCACAGGGAATGTAAATCTCCCCAAAATGTTCTGGGAAACTGCCTGATAGAAATGTTGTGGGTGCAGAACAaggtgctcctgctgggctACGTATTCATGAGTGGTGCTCCATGTGTGCCCCATGGAAaaggcaggcagaagcagagctggagcgCACAGAGCCTATGGGCATGCTCTGGGACCATCCCACACTTGACAACGGCCTCTCAGAACACCTCTCACAGCAATACCCCCGGTTTCAAAGAAACCTCATATTGCAAAAAAGCTCAGAAGTGGGACAGAAGTGTTTAGGGAAgcttcagctgtgctctggCATTGTACAGCACAAAGAATAAGAGCACAGTCAGAAAGCCATCTCtgaatagaacagaaatagAACCTTTTTCACTGAATAGTACCTTATTTTGGCATATGTGTTTGTTTACTTCAAAGTTATTTGTAAAATGCATGGTGGAGTTTGACCTCAGATGAGTGAAAACAAGCTATCTGAACTCCAGGTCACTTCTTCAAGAAAGTAATATTGTAAGTGATGAAAGCCTTGTCAGCTAATCTAAAGTTGTACAAGTTTTCTTGCTCTCGAGTTGACATTAAAAATCTTGCAGGTGCAAGATTGCAAAGCTCAAGCAGTTAATGAGCACAAAGACCACTCAGTCGTCTGTTTGGTTTAATTGTTTTCAGAGCATGCACATTTTTACCAGCCACTCATCACTTCATAAATCCAGGAGAGCTCTTCTCTCATTCCTGAAGCTGAACTGTCTTACTTTTCTGTGCAtactttcctccccttttcaaACAAAGCTGTTCTGTTTTTCACAGCCCTATTTCTTCTCGAGGACTGACTCCTCCACACACTTTCCCTCACAGTTTACACCAGGCAAGTTTCTGGCTGGGAGTTATCGGGatcagctggggaggagggggagggaagcgCTATCAGGAGTGCTGGGAGAGGTCAGGAATCTATTCATTTCATATTCATCGCCAGAAAAACAGcacaataaaagaaaacatttgatCTAGCAGACAAACATAACATTTAGCCAGTGGTTAGAAGCAATTAAaacacaggggctggggagctcatCCTGTGCCTTCACTCCTCACTTAGGCATTAGCATTGCTCTCATCATTTCTCTAAATAAGAACAGAAGTTAACCCCACAGCACCAGGCTATCACAGCTTAGTGAGATTTCTTCAACCAGCTGTGAGATCTAATGAGCTTTGGTTTGCAATCATTACTGGTCAATGCCAAAGGAAACCTGGGCTCTTTGAGGAAATCCACAAGCCAAACACCTCTCCAAAAGAGCCTCTCTCAAATCTGAAGGGACTACTACTTTTCCACAGGTGCATTGGACAGGGTGACCAACACTCATGAACTATTCCACTGCCACCTGCAGACAGTCGAGCTATGACTGAACTACCATAAAGGCAACTGGGAGGGAGCCATGGAGCCTGAGACCTCTCATCTGTGCAACTTCCCACTAAATGGCTTTTGGGGTGAGCATTTTCCCGTGTTACTAATGACAATTAATGATACTTGAAAAGCTAAATCAGGAGAAGAGACTACAGAAACACTCTGCTCCCAAGAAGACCTATTTTCATCAATCACAGATTTTCTCTGAAGGACTTTGGAGGCGACCAGCTCTGAATTGCTGGTTTCTGAAGGGCGAGGATTCCTCCTTTGTCTTGTTTTCTTACCTCTTGCTCCTATTTATTGCAaccccaaaatgaaacaaacacttCTCTTTTGAGGCTCTGACCAGGACAGCAGGAACAAAAGCATGGCTGAATGCAGAACAAGTGCTATTGCAGTTTTCTATGCTCCTCACAGGGAGCAGCACCAGATGCACGATGAatggccaggcagagcagcaccgCAGAGGAACCTGGCCCAGGAAATGAGACACCTGGGTCCAGCTCTCAGCTCCCCCACTCGCCTCCACCATGGTCTCAATCAGCCCCTCTGGTTGTCAAAAAGGACGCACAAAGGAACCTCAAGGAACCATTCCATGTTGCAATTGCCGAGCACCACAGCAGAATTTTACCTCTCTGCTCATCAGACACATCTTGTGGTGACTCCTGCAGAACTGCCCAGCCTagtgcaggcagagcacaaACAGGGTGGTGCTAGAAGGGAGGCCAAGCAGCACTTTCTGCAAATCCTACCTATTCTGCTATAGTGTTGTTGAGATTGTGAGTCTGCTACCACACAAAGGATCTGTCTGGCACCAAgactacaaaacaaaacacccaaacctaAACACAACACCCTGACCAAGATGATAAATGAAAGGCAGGTTCCTCAGAGCATCAGATAGCATGTACTGCGGAAAAAACAAGAGCTAAGTTGCAACATCTTTAAATTTATGTAATCAAAACAATGAAATGGCAATTAATAATGAACACTTTGATAATACAGACAACCAGCTTTGTGAACAATTTTTCCACTGGCCCAAAGGGTTTTTAAATAAGACCTTCTGTCCTGTATCTCAGGGTTACCCAAAGTGTTGGTTTTACTCTCCTCATAAAAAAAGACAgtttgcagggctgtgctggaggatgaCAGCATTGCTACAAAAAATTCAAACAGCACCATGCACCTTCCTCCGCAAAAGGAACTTCTGAGCCAACGCCGACTACCCATGGTGTACTTCCTAAGATCTAGAGACGGAGAAGCCCTCAAGAAGGCTTATTTCCTTACCCACAGGCTCAGCTCAACATCTCACCTGTGCAGCTCATCATCAGAGGGAGAGTACTTGGAGGTGACATCTGCAAGGTCACCAAAGATCTGCTTGCTGTAAACAGTCAGCGAGgagagcaggatcagctcctGCCATGTAGAGCTGAGCAGGCAGGTATAGTCCTTGATGGAGAGTTCACAGAAGAACGGCAGCTTCTTGATCCAAGCAATCTGCCTGAAAAGCAATTCATCCGCCAGACGACACAACAACGCAAACAGCTCTGCCTGAGTCACTTTATACCTGCAGGCAGAGTTAATATGAAGGCATAAAAGCAATTAACAGCATTGAATGACATGATCTGACAAGGCACGTGAAAAGCAAGGCAAATGCCACAGGAATTTGTGTTCAAGTGCCCAACGTGCAGGTGCCCAGAGCGGCACCAGGCAGCAGGAGTCATGATGGCCAGCACCCAATGCCCAGCTAGCAGCTGTGAGGGAAGCCCCTCTGAAATGTGGGGTCACCCACCCAGTCAGCGCCCAGCCTGCTGGGCATGGGACAGCATGGCCTTAGAGACAGCCCTGAAGCTCTCACCAGTGTATAGACTACCCAGCTTTTACCCACCCTTGTTTATTTTCTCAGCTATTGTACATATTACTAGGCCTTTTTATACAGCTAAGGCAGTCTCAGGACTGAAACCTACTGAAACCACTCCTGCACAAGCTCAGCCTGGTCACATAGCCTGGAACCCCAAGGTCTGtgtgcaccagctgcagccccaggaaagGGCATAAGCTACCCACAGGACAGTCTCTGGTTTGCTGCCTGCATGATGGCTTCACCTTCCCCAGGGCATATGGCTCTCCGTGCTGATCAGGCTGCGAATGCATACACCCAGCCGCCCCGCtgtcagcagcccctgcagcacaagctggagccctgtgtgtgtgcagggacagCCAGACCCAAAGGACAAAGAGgaagaggcagctctgggcagcttcaAGCACCACGCCAGGCACACTTACCCGTCCTCGATGAGCATTGGTGTGCCAAGTGGCTCCAGGTCCTCTGCTGACACTAACTGATTGATGAGGCTGTGTGactgggggtccaagctgcgtGCCTGGGGGGGCATCAGAGCCGAGTGAGCAGAGTAGCTAAAAAGGTGCGGGAGGTACTGATAGTGCGTGGACACCGGCGTCCCGATGTACTGATCCCTGAGTGCAGCGAAGCCATTCAGCTCCACGGACCtactggaaaaggaaaagcttttcaaTATACCCACTTGACTCATCACAGTGTTGTAGCTAGCTCCATCAGAAATGTTAATaaaaacagggaaagaaaacagaatggGCAATGCCTGTATTTAAACCCTACAATGGAAATAAAGGTGAGTGTGCAGAGCAGATACCTTACACCTGCCTCATGCTGAGACTGGCTCAGTGCAAATTCCATTTAACAGAGATCTGGGAACTACTGCTGAGCAGCCACTTGGGTGTAAAACAGAAATCCAACTATCCAGAGCATTTCTACCCCAACTTCCTTAAAGGGTCAGGATTTAAGACTGTAAATTCAGTATTTACACAGCCAGTGAACACAAATGTCTCCCAGCTTCAGATGCAAGTGAAGGCAAATGGAATGCAAATCTGAGATTCTCACCATGTTCACAATCaaaggctgcatcaggagaCCAGCACTAACAGTAACTGACATTAATAAAACACCATCAATTAGCAACCTAATGGAGTCATTCATTTGCAAACAGTGAAAGGTAATCAAGTTCCCATAATCTGCAGAAAAAATATGAATATAAATTAAGAGACATAATTCAAATAGGTTTAACTCAACATTGccttctttttcatttcacCTTCCAGTTCAACTCTTTTGAATCCAGGGGATGTCTTTCTtaaggcaccactgaaaatggaagaatctgcagccagctcagttTACACAAAGATGCACTCACAATACTTTCTTCCTGCATTGACGCAAAGTATCATCCAGGGAAAGACAGCCAAGATTACTGTACTACAAAGTTCTTCTAGCAGTCATTCCCACCTTGAAGATGGAGTAGAAACAGGTGAAGGCTGGTTGCTCTCAGACACTCCATTTCCAGGGGAACTATGGTCGCTGTCTCCATTGTTGCTCCATGACATGTTTGCCTCTCCCTCAAATTCTTGCCCAGACATAATTCTCTCAATCTCTTCCTCTGATATCTGTCAAATAGAGGATTGCAATGGTTACTTCAGCTGAGAATATAAATAAAGCAGAGCCTCTGTACCTGAACACCTTGACTGCACCACCACATCCAACAGAACTGAAAGCACCCTGCACCAGGAGAAACATGTTGCTGTTCCTGCAGGTATCACATCTTTCCTTTATGTTTAACAGCAGACCTGAAAAATTCTATTTACAGCTAATAGTGGTGACCTCCAGTGCCTGCAGTATAATTCAAGTGATGATAACACAGCAGACAGGAATGGACATGTGAAAAGATTATGTCAAATACACACAGCAATGAGCCATAAATCAGTGACTGTCACACAGTGAAAAACCTGGGAGTAACTGAGGCCAGTTCATCAGGAATATCACTCAGTACTCAGCAGAGGTAAAGGTGGGGTAGGCTCTAGTTTGATAAAGCAATTGAGAGAGACAAGGTGACACATATAAAATCAGTCAGGAAAACCTTCACAGAGAATCATTGTTCCCTATTTTTCCCCAGATAAGAACCAGATGTCACCCGAAGGAGTAAAAAGCGTCTAATACTTAAAACAAGTGTTGGAGAGTAATACATACATAAAGCTAAAatggactttaaaaaaaatattaaaaaattagTTCAGTGAAGTATGAAGTTTCAAAAAAGAGCTTCTGGAGAAATGTCACATTGGAGGGGAAAATGCAACACAGAAGTTTtggggctttaaaaaaaattctctgtGTGTCCCTTGATAGGGCTGTGACAGAATATGGGAAGATTTTGAGTTAACATGATGTAAGAAAGTGCAGTGAACTCTGAACAACATTTTCAAGAGCCAAACATAGCTTAGACAGTTTATTCTAGTCTTGCAAAAGCGTCAGAAACACTCTAGATATGAATCTGAAGAGGGCAACAGTGAAATAATCTCACCCTAGGAAACCGAGTTGATGGCATAACCTATGTCCAGTACTGACCCTTCACCAAGTCTCAGCTGAGAAAGATTCACTCTGgcttgccaggctgctgtttAACCACAGCTACACTGCTCACAGAGCCAGTAAAAATTGCTATCTGGCCAGAAATTAAATGTTTGCTCTTCAATAGACCCACACAGGCTTTAAGATTCAGTAACTAATACTGTTATAAACATAATGTTTGCAAACAGCAG
Proteins encoded in this region:
- the NR6A1 gene encoding nuclear receptor subfamily 6 group A member 1 isoform X2, which encodes MELEPPAELPEPRVAAKGPPRNATDVEQMSSSPVLPMNSMGNERVDQRTCLICGDRATGLHYGIISCEGCKGFFKRSICNKRVYRCSRDKNCVMSRKQRNRCQYCRLLKCLQMGMNRKAIREDGMPGGRNKSIGPVQISEEEIERIMSGQEFEGEANMSWSNNGDSDHSSPGNGVSESNQPSPVSTPSSSRSVELNGFAALRDQYIGTPVSTHYQYLPHLFSYSAHSALMPPQARSLDPQSHSLINQLVSAEDLEPLGTPMLIEDGYKVTQAELFALLCRLADELLFRQIAWIKKLPFFCELSIKDYTCLLSSTWQELILLSSLTVYSKQIFGDLADVTSKYSPSDDELHRFSEEGMEVMERLIYLFRKFNQLKVSNEEYACMKAINFLNQDIRGLTNASQLEQLNKRYWYVCQDFTEYKYPHQPNRFPDLMMCLPEIRYIAGKMVNVPLEQLPLLFKAVLHSCKTSMSKE
- the NR6A1 gene encoding nuclear receptor subfamily 6 group A member 1 isoform X1, translating into MELEPPAELPEPRVAAKGPPRNGFCRDPPTEHDSSTTTDVEQMSSSPVLPMNSMGNERVDQRTCLICGDRATGLHYGIISCEGCKGFFKRSICNKRVYRCSRDKNCVMSRKQRNRCQYCRLLKCLQMGMNRKAIREDGMPGGRNKSIGPVQISEEEIERIMSGQEFEGEANMSWSNNGDSDHSSPGNGVSESNQPSPVSTPSSRSVELNGFAALRDQYIGTPVSTHYQYLPHLFSYSAHSALMPPQARSLDPQSHSLINQLVSAEDLEPLGTPMLIEDGYKVTQAELFALLCRLADELLFRQIAWIKKLPFFCELSIKDYTCLLSSTWQELILLSSLTVYSKQIFGDLADVTSKYSPSDDELHRFSEEGMEVMERLIYLFRKFNQLKVSNEEYACMKAINFLNQDIRGLTNASQLEQLNKRYWYVCQDFTEYKYPHQPNRFPDLMMCLPEIRYIAGKMVNVPLEQLPLLFKAVLHSCKTSMSKE
- the NR6A1 gene encoding nuclear receptor subfamily 6 group A member 1 isoform X3; amino-acid sequence: MKRDSTCMEDERVDQRTCLICGDRATGLHYGIISCEGCKGFFKRSICNKRVYRCSRDKNCVMSRKQRNRCQYCRLLKCLQMGMNRKAIREDGMPGGRNKSIGPVQISEEEIERIMSGQEFEGEANMSWSNNGDSDHSSPGNGVSESNQPSPVSTPSSSRSVELNGFAALRDQYIGTPVSTHYQYLPHLFSYSAHSALMPPQARSLDPQSHSLINQLVSAEDLEPLGTPMLIEDGYKVTQAELFALLCRLADELLFRQIAWIKKLPFFCELSIKDYTCLLSSTWQELILLSSLTVYSKQIFGDLADVTSKYSPSDDELHRFSEEGMEVMERLIYLFRKFNQLKVSNEEYACMKAINFLNQDIRGLTNASQLEQLNKRYWYVCQDFTEYKYPHQPNRFPDLMMCLPEIRYIAGKMVNVPLEQLPLLFKAVLHSCKTSMSKE